One segment of Bacillus alkalisoli DNA contains the following:
- a CDS encoding aminoimidazole riboside kinase, producing the protein MKKGVISLGEALIDFIPLDEHNVTYQKSPGGAPANVAVGVARLQTPSTFVGKVGNDVLGRFLKETLQNYGVNTNYMSMTDDVRTGAVFVTLGQGGERSFDFYIDPSADRFLQEEDIVDTLFEEHNILHVGSISMISEPSRSATEKAVEQAKEKGLIVSYDPNLRLSLWQSEQQAKETILSIMPKVDVLKISEEELEFLTGEAEIEIGVASLKEQYNIPLIFITLGAEGSYAFMKDGSVRVPAMKVNAVDTTGAGDAFVSGILYCLANMNESVNEITLEKARKMAEFASVSGGLAASQKGAMTALPTLEKVELLVKRN; encoded by the coding sequence ATGAAAAAAGGAGTTATATCTTTAGGGGAAGCATTAATAGATTTCATTCCGCTTGATGAACATAATGTAACGTATCAAAAAAGCCCAGGGGGAGCGCCAGCAAACGTAGCGGTAGGTGTTGCTAGACTACAAACACCTTCCACGTTTGTTGGTAAAGTTGGAAACGATGTACTTGGTCGATTTTTGAAAGAAACGCTTCAAAATTACGGCGTGAATACAAACTATATGTCTATGACAGACGACGTACGCACTGGAGCCGTTTTTGTCACACTTGGACAGGGTGGCGAAAGAAGTTTTGACTTTTATATTGACCCAAGTGCAGATCGATTTTTACAGGAAGAGGATATTGTAGATACGCTTTTTGAAGAACATAACATCCTACACGTCGGATCTATTTCCATGATAAGTGAACCTTCTAGAAGTGCAACGGAGAAAGCTGTTGAGCAGGCAAAAGAGAAAGGGCTAATCGTTTCGTATGACCCGAATTTACGTTTAAGTTTGTGGCAGTCAGAACAACAAGCAAAAGAAACGATTTTGTCCATCATGCCAAAAGTGGATGTATTAAAGATTTCCGAAGAAGAGTTGGAGTTTCTAACAGGAGAAGCTGAGATTGAGATAGGGGTAGCTTCTTTAAAGGAACAGTATAACATTCCACTCATTTTCATCACGCTAGGAGCGGAAGGTAGTTATGCGTTTATGAAAGACGGTTCAGTACGTGTTCCAGCAATGAAAGTGAACGCTGTAGATACTACTGGAGCAGGAGACGCATTCGTATCAGGTATTCTTTACTGCCTTGCGAACATGAACGAAAGTGTAAATGAAATTACACTAGAAAAAGCAAGAAAAATGGCCGAATTCGCCAGTGTATCCGGCGGCCTCGCTGCATCCCAAAAAGGAGCCATGACCGCCCTACCAACATTAGAAAAAGTGGAATTGTTAGTAAAAAGAAATTAA